One region of Trichosurus vulpecula isolate mTriVul1 chromosome 1, mTriVul1.pri, whole genome shotgun sequence genomic DNA includes:
- the LOC118856941 gene encoding olfactory receptor 7C1-like isoform X2, translating into MEPVNQTHDSEFLLLGFSEKPDHDPLPLFGLFLGIYMVTIVGNLLIMLTIGSDSHLHIPMYFFLSNLSFVDLCLVSTTVPKMLENILIHSKAIPYAGCLAQMYFFMVFTCMDNLLLTMMAYDRFVAICHPLHYVSIMNPQLCGLLVLLSWTISLLISLLHSMMAMQLSFCKDHDIPHFFCDLSQVLKLSCSDTFINNILVYFATSLLGVVPLTGILFSYTKICSSILRVPSPGGKYKAFSTCGSHLCVVSLFYGTAFGVYLSSSTAHSSWKNSITSVMYAVITPMLNPFIYSLRNKDIKDALRRLISRPTSSQ; encoded by the exons ATGGAACCAGTAAACCAAACTCATGACTCAGAATTCCTCCTTCTTGGATTTTCTGAGAAGCCAGA ccatgatcctcta cccCTATTTGGGCTGTTCTTGGGCATATACATGGTCACTATAGTTGGGAACCTTCTTATCATGCTGACCATTGGCTCTGACTCCCACCTCCACATCCCCATGTACTTTTTTCTCTCCAACCTATCCTTTGTAGATTTGTGTTTGGTATCCACTACTGTCCCTAAGATGCTGGAGAACATCCTGATACACAGCAAGGCCATCCCCTATGCTGGCTGCCTTGCCCAGATGTACTTCTTCATGGTTTTTACTTGTATGGACAATTTGCTTCTCACCATGATGGCCTATGACCGCTTTGTGGCCATCTGTCACCCTCTGCACTATGTGTCCATCATGAACCCACAACTCTGTGGTCTGCTGGTTCTGTTGTCTTGGACTATAAGTCTTCTAATCTCCCTCCTCCACAGCATGATGGCAATGCAACTCTCCTTCTGCAAAGACCATGACATCCCCCACTTCTTCTGTGATCTTTCTCAGGTTCTGAAACTGTCTTGTTCTGATACCTTCATCAATAACATCTTGGTGTATTTTGCAACCAGCTTGCTGGGTGTTGTCCCTCTAACAGGGATCCTTTTCTCTTATACTAAGATTTGTTCTTCCATACTGAGAGTCCCATCACCTGGGGGAAAGTATAAAGCCTTTTCCACCTGTGGGTCTCACCTCTGTGTTGTTTCATTATTCTATGGCACAGCTTTTGGAGTGTACTTGAGCTCCTCAACTGCTCACtcttcctggaagaactcaatcACCTCAGTGATGTATGCGGTAATCACTCCCATGCTGAACCCCTTCATCTATAGCCTGAGAAACAAGGACATCAAGGATGCCTTAAGGAGACTTATTAGCAGACCAACCTCATCTCAGTGA
- the LOC118856941 gene encoding olfactory receptor 7C1-like isoform X9 yields the protein MEPVNQTHDSEFLLLGLNSALLIQPLFGLFLGIYMVTIVGNLLIMLTIGSDSHLHIPMYFFLSNLSFVDLCLVSTTVPKMLENILIHSKAIPYAGCLAQMYFFMVFTCMDNLLLTMMAYDRFVAICHPLHYVSIMNPQLCGLLVLLSWTISLLISLLHSMMAMQLSFCKDHDIPHFFCDLSQVLKLSCSDTFINNILVYFATSLLGVVPLTGILFSYTKICSSILRVPSPGGKYKAFSTCGSHLCVVSLFYGTAFGVYLSSSTAHSSWKNSITSVMYAVITPMLNPFIYSLRNKDIKDALRRLISRPTSSQ from the exons ATGGAACCAGTAAACCAAACTCATGACTCAGAATTCCTCCTTCTTGGAT taaactctgccctcctaatacagcccCTATTTGGGCTGTTCTTGGGCATATACATGGTCACTATAGTTGGGAACCTTCTTATCATGCTGACCATTGGCTCTGACTCCCACCTCCACATCCCCATGTACTTTTTTCTCTCCAACCTATCCTTTGTAGATTTGTGTTTGGTATCCACTACTGTCCCTAAGATGCTGGAGAACATCCTGATACACAGCAAGGCCATCCCCTATGCTGGCTGCCTTGCCCAGATGTACTTCTTCATGGTTTTTACTTGTATGGACAATTTGCTTCTCACCATGATGGCCTATGACCGCTTTGTGGCCATCTGTCACCCTCTGCACTATGTGTCCATCATGAACCCACAACTCTGTGGTCTGCTGGTTCTGTTGTCTTGGACTATAAGTCTTCTAATCTCCCTCCTCCACAGCATGATGGCAATGCAACTCTCCTTCTGCAAAGACCATGACATCCCCCACTTCTTCTGTGATCTTTCTCAGGTTCTGAAACTGTCTTGTTCTGATACCTTCATCAATAACATCTTGGTGTATTTTGCAACCAGCTTGCTGGGTGTTGTCCCTCTAACAGGGATCCTTTTCTCTTATACTAAGATTTGTTCTTCCATACTGAGAGTCCCATCACCTGGGGGAAAGTATAAAGCCTTTTCCACCTGTGGGTCTCACCTCTGTGTTGTTTCATTATTCTATGGCACAGCTTTTGGAGTGTACTTGAGCTCCTCAACTGCTCACtcttcctggaagaactcaatcACCTCAGTGATGTATGCGGTAATCACTCCCATGCTGAACCCCTTCATCTATAGCCTGAGAAACAAGGACATCAAGGATGCCTTAAGGAGACTTATTAGCAGACCAACCTCATCTCAGTGA
- the LOC118856941 gene encoding olfactory receptor 7C1-like isoform X4, whose amino-acid sequence MEPVNQTHDSEFLLLGFSEKPDLIQPLFGLFLGIYMVTIVGNLLIMLTIGSDSHLHIPMYFFLSNLSFVDLCLVSTTVPKMLENILIHSKAIPYAGCLAQMYFFMVFTCMDNLLLTMMAYDRFVAICHPLHYVSIMNPQLCGLLVLLSWTISLLISLLHSMMAMQLSFCKDHDIPHFFCDLSQVLKLSCSDTFINNILVYFATSLLGVVPLTGILFSYTKICSSILRVPSPGGKYKAFSTCGSHLCVVSLFYGTAFGVYLSSSTAHSSWKNSITSVMYAVITPMLNPFIYSLRNKDIKDALRRLISRPTSSQ is encoded by the exons ATGGAACCAGTAAACCAAACTCATGACTCAGAATTCCTCCTTCTTGGATTTTCTGAGAAGCCAGA cctaatacagcccCTATTTGGGCTGTTCTTGGGCATATACATGGTCACTATAGTTGGGAACCTTCTTATCATGCTGACCATTGGCTCTGACTCCCACCTCCACATCCCCATGTACTTTTTTCTCTCCAACCTATCCTTTGTAGATTTGTGTTTGGTATCCACTACTGTCCCTAAGATGCTGGAGAACATCCTGATACACAGCAAGGCCATCCCCTATGCTGGCTGCCTTGCCCAGATGTACTTCTTCATGGTTTTTACTTGTATGGACAATTTGCTTCTCACCATGATGGCCTATGACCGCTTTGTGGCCATCTGTCACCCTCTGCACTATGTGTCCATCATGAACCCACAACTCTGTGGTCTGCTGGTTCTGTTGTCTTGGACTATAAGTCTTCTAATCTCCCTCCTCCACAGCATGATGGCAATGCAACTCTCCTTCTGCAAAGACCATGACATCCCCCACTTCTTCTGTGATCTTTCTCAGGTTCTGAAACTGTCTTGTTCTGATACCTTCATCAATAACATCTTGGTGTATTTTGCAACCAGCTTGCTGGGTGTTGTCCCTCTAACAGGGATCCTTTTCTCTTATACTAAGATTTGTTCTTCCATACTGAGAGTCCCATCACCTGGGGGAAAGTATAAAGCCTTTTCCACCTGTGGGTCTCACCTCTGTGTTGTTTCATTATTCTATGGCACAGCTTTTGGAGTGTACTTGAGCTCCTCAACTGCTCACtcttcctggaagaactcaatcACCTCAGTGATGTATGCGGTAATCACTCCCATGCTGAACCCCTTCATCTATAGCCTGAGAAACAAGGACATCAAGGATGCCTTAAGGAGACTTATTAGCAGACCAACCTCATCTCAGTGA
- the LOC118856941 gene encoding olfactory receptor 7C1-like isoform X5 has protein sequence MEPVNQTHDSEFLLLGFSEKPEQEKPLFGLFLGIYMVTIVGNLLIMLTIGSDSHLHIPMYFFLSNLSFVDLCLVSTTVPKMLENILIHSKAIPYAGCLAQMYFFMVFTCMDNLLLTMMAYDRFVAICHPLHYVSIMNPQLCGLLVLLSWTISLLISLLHSMMAMQLSFCKDHDIPHFFCDLSQVLKLSCSDTFINNILVYFATSLLGVVPLTGILFSYTKICSSILRVPSPGGKYKAFSTCGSHLCVVSLFYGTAFGVYLSSSTAHSSWKNSITSVMYAVITPMLNPFIYSLRNKDIKDALRRLISRPTSSQ, from the exons ATGGAACCAGTAAACCAAACTCATGACTCAGAATTCCTCCTTCTTGGATTTTCTGAGAAGCCAGAGCAAGAGA agcccCTATTTGGGCTGTTCTTGGGCATATACATGGTCACTATAGTTGGGAACCTTCTTATCATGCTGACCATTGGCTCTGACTCCCACCTCCACATCCCCATGTACTTTTTTCTCTCCAACCTATCCTTTGTAGATTTGTGTTTGGTATCCACTACTGTCCCTAAGATGCTGGAGAACATCCTGATACACAGCAAGGCCATCCCCTATGCTGGCTGCCTTGCCCAGATGTACTTCTTCATGGTTTTTACTTGTATGGACAATTTGCTTCTCACCATGATGGCCTATGACCGCTTTGTGGCCATCTGTCACCCTCTGCACTATGTGTCCATCATGAACCCACAACTCTGTGGTCTGCTGGTTCTGTTGTCTTGGACTATAAGTCTTCTAATCTCCCTCCTCCACAGCATGATGGCAATGCAACTCTCCTTCTGCAAAGACCATGACATCCCCCACTTCTTCTGTGATCTTTCTCAGGTTCTGAAACTGTCTTGTTCTGATACCTTCATCAATAACATCTTGGTGTATTTTGCAACCAGCTTGCTGGGTGTTGTCCCTCTAACAGGGATCCTTTTCTCTTATACTAAGATTTGTTCTTCCATACTGAGAGTCCCATCACCTGGGGGAAAGTATAAAGCCTTTTCCACCTGTGGGTCTCACCTCTGTGTTGTTTCATTATTCTATGGCACAGCTTTTGGAGTGTACTTGAGCTCCTCAACTGCTCACtcttcctggaagaactcaatcACCTCAGTGATGTATGCGGTAATCACTCCCATGCTGAACCCCTTCATCTATAGCCTGAGAAACAAGGACATCAAGGATGCCTTAAGGAGACTTATTAGCAGACCAACCTCATCTCAGTGA
- the LOC118856941 gene encoding olfactory receptor 7C1-like isoform X7, which yields MEPVNQTHDSEFLLLGFSEKPEQEMPLYGLFLGIYMVTIVGNLLIMLTIGSDSHLHIPMYFFLSNLSFVDLCLVSTTVPKMLENILIHSKAIPYAGCLAQMYFFMVFTCMDNLLLTMMAYDRFVAICHPLHYVSIMNPQLCGLLVLLSWTISLLISLLHSMMAMQLSFCKDHDIPHFFCDLSQVLKLSCSDTFINNILVYFATSLLGVVPLTGILFSYTKICSSILRVPSPGGKYKAFSTCGSHLCVVSLFYGTAFGVYLSSSTAHSSWKNSITSVMYAVITPMLNPFIYSLRNKDIKDALRRLISRPTSSQ from the exons ATGGAACCAGTAAACCAAACTCATGACTCAGAATTCCTCCTTCTTGGATTTTCTGAGAAGCCAGAGCAAGAGATGcccctgta TGGGCTGTTCTTGGGCATATACATGGTCACTATAGTTGGGAACCTTCTTATCATGCTGACCATTGGCTCTGACTCCCACCTCCACATCCCCATGTACTTTTTTCTCTCCAACCTATCCTTTGTAGATTTGTGTTTGGTATCCACTACTGTCCCTAAGATGCTGGAGAACATCCTGATACACAGCAAGGCCATCCCCTATGCTGGCTGCCTTGCCCAGATGTACTTCTTCATGGTTTTTACTTGTATGGACAATTTGCTTCTCACCATGATGGCCTATGACCGCTTTGTGGCCATCTGTCACCCTCTGCACTATGTGTCCATCATGAACCCACAACTCTGTGGTCTGCTGGTTCTGTTGTCTTGGACTATAAGTCTTCTAATCTCCCTCCTCCACAGCATGATGGCAATGCAACTCTCCTTCTGCAAAGACCATGACATCCCCCACTTCTTCTGTGATCTTTCTCAGGTTCTGAAACTGTCTTGTTCTGATACCTTCATCAATAACATCTTGGTGTATTTTGCAACCAGCTTGCTGGGTGTTGTCCCTCTAACAGGGATCCTTTTCTCTTATACTAAGATTTGTTCTTCCATACTGAGAGTCCCATCACCTGGGGGAAAGTATAAAGCCTTTTCCACCTGTGGGTCTCACCTCTGTGTTGTTTCATTATTCTATGGCACAGCTTTTGGAGTGTACTTGAGCTCCTCAACTGCTCACtcttcctggaagaactcaatcACCTCAGTGATGTATGCGGTAATCACTCCCATGCTGAACCCCTTCATCTATAGCCTGAGAAACAAGGACATCAAGGATGCCTTAAGGAGACTTATTAGCAGACCAACCTCATCTCAGTGA
- the LOC118856941 gene encoding olfactory receptor 7C1-like isoform X6 — protein sequence MEPVNQTHDSEFLLLGFSEKPDDQGPLFGLFLGIYMVTIVGNLLIMLTIGSDSHLHIPMYFFLSNLSFVDLCLVSTTVPKMLENILIHSKAIPYAGCLAQMYFFMVFTCMDNLLLTMMAYDRFVAICHPLHYVSIMNPQLCGLLVLLSWTISLLISLLHSMMAMQLSFCKDHDIPHFFCDLSQVLKLSCSDTFINNILVYFATSLLGVVPLTGILFSYTKICSSILRVPSPGGKYKAFSTCGSHLCVVSLFYGTAFGVYLSSSTAHSSWKNSITSVMYAVITPMLNPFIYSLRNKDIKDALRRLISRPTSSQ from the exons ATGGAACCAGTAAACCAAACTCATGACTCAGAATTCCTCCTTCTTGGATTTTCTGAGAAGCCAGA tgatcaaggg cccCTATTTGGGCTGTTCTTGGGCATATACATGGTCACTATAGTTGGGAACCTTCTTATCATGCTGACCATTGGCTCTGACTCCCACCTCCACATCCCCATGTACTTTTTTCTCTCCAACCTATCCTTTGTAGATTTGTGTTTGGTATCCACTACTGTCCCTAAGATGCTGGAGAACATCCTGATACACAGCAAGGCCATCCCCTATGCTGGCTGCCTTGCCCAGATGTACTTCTTCATGGTTTTTACTTGTATGGACAATTTGCTTCTCACCATGATGGCCTATGACCGCTTTGTGGCCATCTGTCACCCTCTGCACTATGTGTCCATCATGAACCCACAACTCTGTGGTCTGCTGGTTCTGTTGTCTTGGACTATAAGTCTTCTAATCTCCCTCCTCCACAGCATGATGGCAATGCAACTCTCCTTCTGCAAAGACCATGACATCCCCCACTTCTTCTGTGATCTTTCTCAGGTTCTGAAACTGTCTTGTTCTGATACCTTCATCAATAACATCTTGGTGTATTTTGCAACCAGCTTGCTGGGTGTTGTCCCTCTAACAGGGATCCTTTTCTCTTATACTAAGATTTGTTCTTCCATACTGAGAGTCCCATCACCTGGGGGAAAGTATAAAGCCTTTTCCACCTGTGGGTCTCACCTCTGTGTTGTTTCATTATTCTATGGCACAGCTTTTGGAGTGTACTTGAGCTCCTCAACTGCTCACtcttcctggaagaactcaatcACCTCAGTGATGTATGCGGTAATCACTCCCATGCTGAACCCCTTCATCTATAGCCTGAGAAACAAGGACATCAAGGATGCCTTAAGGAGACTTATTAGCAGACCAACCTCATCTCAGTGA
- the LOC118856941 gene encoding olfactory receptor 7C1-like isoform X3, giving the protein MEPVNQTHDSEFLLLGFSEKPEQEIPLFGLFLGIYMVTIVGNLLIMLTIGSDSHLHIPMYFFLSNLSFVDLCLVSTTVPKMLENILIHSKAIPYAGCLAQMYFFMVFTCMDNLLLTMMAYDRFVAICHPLHYVSIMNPQLCGLLVLLSWTISLLISLLHSMMAMQLSFCKDHDIPHFFCDLSQVLKLSCSDTFINNILVYFATSLLGVVPLTGILFSYTKICSSILRVPSPGGKYKAFSTCGSHLCVVSLFYGTAFGVYLSSSTAHSSWKNSITSVMYAVITPMLNPFIYSLRNKDIKDALRRLISRPTSSQ; this is encoded by the exons ATGGAACCAGTAAACCAAACTCATGACTCAGAATTCCTCCTTCTTGGATTTTCTGAGAAGCCAGAGCAAGAGAT a cccCTATTTGGGCTGTTCTTGGGCATATACATGGTCACTATAGTTGGGAACCTTCTTATCATGCTGACCATTGGCTCTGACTCCCACCTCCACATCCCCATGTACTTTTTTCTCTCCAACCTATCCTTTGTAGATTTGTGTTTGGTATCCACTACTGTCCCTAAGATGCTGGAGAACATCCTGATACACAGCAAGGCCATCCCCTATGCTGGCTGCCTTGCCCAGATGTACTTCTTCATGGTTTTTACTTGTATGGACAATTTGCTTCTCACCATGATGGCCTATGACCGCTTTGTGGCCATCTGTCACCCTCTGCACTATGTGTCCATCATGAACCCACAACTCTGTGGTCTGCTGGTTCTGTTGTCTTGGACTATAAGTCTTCTAATCTCCCTCCTCCACAGCATGATGGCAATGCAACTCTCCTTCTGCAAAGACCATGACATCCCCCACTTCTTCTGTGATCTTTCTCAGGTTCTGAAACTGTCTTGTTCTGATACCTTCATCAATAACATCTTGGTGTATTTTGCAACCAGCTTGCTGGGTGTTGTCCCTCTAACAGGGATCCTTTTCTCTTATACTAAGATTTGTTCTTCCATACTGAGAGTCCCATCACCTGGGGGAAAGTATAAAGCCTTTTCCACCTGTGGGTCTCACCTCTGTGTTGTTTCATTATTCTATGGCACAGCTTTTGGAGTGTACTTGAGCTCCTCAACTGCTCACtcttcctggaagaactcaatcACCTCAGTGATGTATGCGGTAATCACTCCCATGCTGAACCCCTTCATCTATAGCCTGAGAAACAAGGACATCAAGGATGCCTTAAGGAGACTTATTAGCAGACCAACCTCATCTCAGTGA
- the LOC118856941 gene encoding olfactory receptor 7C1-like isoform X8, with translation MEPVNQTHDSEFLLLGFSEKPLIQPLFGLFLGIYMVTIVGNLLIMLTIGSDSHLHIPMYFFLSNLSFVDLCLVSTTVPKMLENILIHSKAIPYAGCLAQMYFFMVFTCMDNLLLTMMAYDRFVAICHPLHYVSIMNPQLCGLLVLLSWTISLLISLLHSMMAMQLSFCKDHDIPHFFCDLSQVLKLSCSDTFINNILVYFATSLLGVVPLTGILFSYTKICSSILRVPSPGGKYKAFSTCGSHLCVVSLFYGTAFGVYLSSSTAHSSWKNSITSVMYAVITPMLNPFIYSLRNKDIKDALRRLISRPTSSQ, from the exons ATGGAACCAGTAAACCAAACTCATGACTCAGAATTCCTCCTTCTTGGATTTTCTGAGAAGCC cctaatacagcccCTATTTGGGCTGTTCTTGGGCATATACATGGTCACTATAGTTGGGAACCTTCTTATCATGCTGACCATTGGCTCTGACTCCCACCTCCACATCCCCATGTACTTTTTTCTCTCCAACCTATCCTTTGTAGATTTGTGTTTGGTATCCACTACTGTCCCTAAGATGCTGGAGAACATCCTGATACACAGCAAGGCCATCCCCTATGCTGGCTGCCTTGCCCAGATGTACTTCTTCATGGTTTTTACTTGTATGGACAATTTGCTTCTCACCATGATGGCCTATGACCGCTTTGTGGCCATCTGTCACCCTCTGCACTATGTGTCCATCATGAACCCACAACTCTGTGGTCTGCTGGTTCTGTTGTCTTGGACTATAAGTCTTCTAATCTCCCTCCTCCACAGCATGATGGCAATGCAACTCTCCTTCTGCAAAGACCATGACATCCCCCACTTCTTCTGTGATCTTTCTCAGGTTCTGAAACTGTCTTGTTCTGATACCTTCATCAATAACATCTTGGTGTATTTTGCAACCAGCTTGCTGGGTGTTGTCCCTCTAACAGGGATCCTTTTCTCTTATACTAAGATTTGTTCTTCCATACTGAGAGTCCCATCACCTGGGGGAAAGTATAAAGCCTTTTCCACCTGTGGGTCTCACCTCTGTGTTGTTTCATTATTCTATGGCACAGCTTTTGGAGTGTACTTGAGCTCCTCAACTGCTCACtcttcctggaagaactcaatcACCTCAGTGATGTATGCGGTAATCACTCCCATGCTGAACCCCTTCATCTATAGCCTGAGAAACAAGGACATCAAGGATGCCTTAAGGAGACTTATTAGCAGACCAACCTCATCTCAGTGA
- the LOC118856941 gene encoding olfactory receptor 7C1-like isoform X1, translating to MEPVNQTHDSEFLLLGFSEKPEQEMPLLFGLFLGIYMVTIVGNLLIMLTIGSDSHLHIPMYFFLSNLSFVDLCLVSTTVPKMLENILIHSKAIPYAGCLAQMYFFMVFTCMDNLLLTMMAYDRFVAICHPLHYVSIMNPQLCGLLVLLSWTISLLISLLHSMMAMQLSFCKDHDIPHFFCDLSQVLKLSCSDTFINNILVYFATSLLGVVPLTGILFSYTKICSSILRVPSPGGKYKAFSTCGSHLCVVSLFYGTAFGVYLSSSTAHSSWKNSITSVMYAVITPMLNPFIYSLRNKDIKDALRRLISRPTSSQ from the exons ATGGAACCAGTAAACCAAACTCATGACTCAGAATTCCTCCTTCTTGGATTTTCTGAGAAGCCAGAGCAAGAGATGcccct cCTATTTGGGCTGTTCTTGGGCATATACATGGTCACTATAGTTGGGAACCTTCTTATCATGCTGACCATTGGCTCTGACTCCCACCTCCACATCCCCATGTACTTTTTTCTCTCCAACCTATCCTTTGTAGATTTGTGTTTGGTATCCACTACTGTCCCTAAGATGCTGGAGAACATCCTGATACACAGCAAGGCCATCCCCTATGCTGGCTGCCTTGCCCAGATGTACTTCTTCATGGTTTTTACTTGTATGGACAATTTGCTTCTCACCATGATGGCCTATGACCGCTTTGTGGCCATCTGTCACCCTCTGCACTATGTGTCCATCATGAACCCACAACTCTGTGGTCTGCTGGTTCTGTTGTCTTGGACTATAAGTCTTCTAATCTCCCTCCTCCACAGCATGATGGCAATGCAACTCTCCTTCTGCAAAGACCATGACATCCCCCACTTCTTCTGTGATCTTTCTCAGGTTCTGAAACTGTCTTGTTCTGATACCTTCATCAATAACATCTTGGTGTATTTTGCAACCAGCTTGCTGGGTGTTGTCCCTCTAACAGGGATCCTTTTCTCTTATACTAAGATTTGTTCTTCCATACTGAGAGTCCCATCACCTGGGGGAAAGTATAAAGCCTTTTCCACCTGTGGGTCTCACCTCTGTGTTGTTTCATTATTCTATGGCACAGCTTTTGGAGTGTACTTGAGCTCCTCAACTGCTCACtcttcctggaagaactcaatcACCTCAGTGATGTATGCGGTAATCACTCCCATGCTGAACCCCTTCATCTATAGCCTGAGAAACAAGGACATCAAGGATGCCTTAAGGAGACTTATTAGCAGACCAACCTCATCTCAGTGA
- the LOC118856941 gene encoding olfactory receptor 7C1-like isoform X11 — protein MEPVNQTHDSEFLLLGFSEKPELQPLFGLFLGIYMVTIVGNLLIMLTIGSDSHLHIPMYFFLSNLSFVDLCLVSTTVPKMLENILIHSKAIPYAGCLAQMYFFMVFTCMDNLLLTMMAYDRFVAICHPLHYVSIMNPQLCGLLVLLSWTISLLISLLHSMMAMQLSFCKDHDIPHFFCDLSQVLKLSCSDTFINNILVYFATSLLGVVPLTGILFSYTKICSSILRVPSPGGKYKAFSTCGSHLCVVSLFYGTAFGVYLSSSTAHSSWKNSITSVMYAVITPMLNPFIYSLRNKDIKDALRRLISRPTSSQ, from the exons ATGGAACCAGTAAACCAAACTCATGACTCAGAATTCCTCCTTCTTGGATTTTCTGAGAAGCCAGAGC tacagcccCTATTTGGGCTGTTCTTGGGCATATACATGGTCACTATAGTTGGGAACCTTCTTATCATGCTGACCATTGGCTCTGACTCCCACCTCCACATCCCCATGTACTTTTTTCTCTCCAACCTATCCTTTGTAGATTTGTGTTTGGTATCCACTACTGTCCCTAAGATGCTGGAGAACATCCTGATACACAGCAAGGCCATCCCCTATGCTGGCTGCCTTGCCCAGATGTACTTCTTCATGGTTTTTACTTGTATGGACAATTTGCTTCTCACCATGATGGCCTATGACCGCTTTGTGGCCATCTGTCACCCTCTGCACTATGTGTCCATCATGAACCCACAACTCTGTGGTCTGCTGGTTCTGTTGTCTTGGACTATAAGTCTTCTAATCTCCCTCCTCCACAGCATGATGGCAATGCAACTCTCCTTCTGCAAAGACCATGACATCCCCCACTTCTTCTGTGATCTTTCTCAGGTTCTGAAACTGTCTTGTTCTGATACCTTCATCAATAACATCTTGGTGTATTTTGCAACCAGCTTGCTGGGTGTTGTCCCTCTAACAGGGATCCTTTTCTCTTATACTAAGATTTGTTCTTCCATACTGAGAGTCCCATCACCTGGGGGAAAGTATAAAGCCTTTTCCACCTGTGGGTCTCACCTCTGTGTTGTTTCATTATTCTATGGCACAGCTTTTGGAGTGTACTTGAGCTCCTCAACTGCTCACtcttcctggaagaactcaatcACCTCAGTGATGTATGCGGTAATCACTCCCATGCTGAACCCCTTCATCTATAGCCTGAGAAACAAGGACATCAAGGATGCCTTAAGGAGACTTATTAGCAGACCAACCTCATCTCAGTGA
- the LOC118856941 gene encoding olfactory receptor 7C1-like isoform X10 yields the protein MEPVNQTHDSEFLLLGFSEKPEQEILFGLFLGIYMVTIVGNLLIMLTIGSDSHLHIPMYFFLSNLSFVDLCLVSTTVPKMLENILIHSKAIPYAGCLAQMYFFMVFTCMDNLLLTMMAYDRFVAICHPLHYVSIMNPQLCGLLVLLSWTISLLISLLHSMMAMQLSFCKDHDIPHFFCDLSQVLKLSCSDTFINNILVYFATSLLGVVPLTGILFSYTKICSSILRVPSPGGKYKAFSTCGSHLCVVSLFYGTAFGVYLSSSTAHSSWKNSITSVMYAVITPMLNPFIYSLRNKDIKDALRRLISRPTSSQ from the exons ATGGAACCAGTAAACCAAACTCATGACTCAGAATTCCTCCTTCTTGGATTTTCTGAGAAGCCAGAGCAAGAGAT cCTATTTGGGCTGTTCTTGGGCATATACATGGTCACTATAGTTGGGAACCTTCTTATCATGCTGACCATTGGCTCTGACTCCCACCTCCACATCCCCATGTACTTTTTTCTCTCCAACCTATCCTTTGTAGATTTGTGTTTGGTATCCACTACTGTCCCTAAGATGCTGGAGAACATCCTGATACACAGCAAGGCCATCCCCTATGCTGGCTGCCTTGCCCAGATGTACTTCTTCATGGTTTTTACTTGTATGGACAATTTGCTTCTCACCATGATGGCCTATGACCGCTTTGTGGCCATCTGTCACCCTCTGCACTATGTGTCCATCATGAACCCACAACTCTGTGGTCTGCTGGTTCTGTTGTCTTGGACTATAAGTCTTCTAATCTCCCTCCTCCACAGCATGATGGCAATGCAACTCTCCTTCTGCAAAGACCATGACATCCCCCACTTCTTCTGTGATCTTTCTCAGGTTCTGAAACTGTCTTGTTCTGATACCTTCATCAATAACATCTTGGTGTATTTTGCAACCAGCTTGCTGGGTGTTGTCCCTCTAACAGGGATCCTTTTCTCTTATACTAAGATTTGTTCTTCCATACTGAGAGTCCCATCACCTGGGGGAAAGTATAAAGCCTTTTCCACCTGTGGGTCTCACCTCTGTGTTGTTTCATTATTCTATGGCACAGCTTTTGGAGTGTACTTGAGCTCCTCAACTGCTCACtcttcctggaagaactcaatcACCTCAGTGATGTATGCGGTAATCACTCCCATGCTGAACCCCTTCATCTATAGCCTGAGAAACAAGGACATCAAGGATGCCTTAAGGAGACTTATTAGCAGACCAACCTCATCTCAGTGA